The following nucleotide sequence is from Euleptes europaea isolate rEulEur1 chromosome 3, rEulEur1.hap1, whole genome shotgun sequence.
AGGAAAAAACCCACAGataaagatgcccttcgcctcggaagagaaggaGCACtcacggtgagtagccaaggctccGTTTACATACAGTAGAAGAAATAAGCCCTTTAACATCAATTGTACAGAAACTGTTATATCTCACAAagtgctggaataaaatgttaaaCTTTATTGTGCTTCTCACTTAGGTGGGGGGTTCAGCTGACCTTTGCTGACTTGGTTCAGAGCCATGGGGTTATATCAGATCCaccattactgctggagaagcaagttaatgtagTCACACAAAAATGCTTTCCGACTcatagcccagaagatggccccctacTTTGACTTGGCTGTTCTGTACACCTGGATCCAttccacagtaacattgagactagactactgtaatgtactctGCATAGGTCTCTCCTTGAAACCAACTTGGAGACTTCAGTGGACGTAGAATGCCTCAGCTCATTTATTATTGGGAGCGAGGCAGTGCACGTATATtatcccattctgcagtcactccattggcttcTGATCAGCTACTAAGCTCAGTTCAACATATTGACTATCACGTATACATGGCCTTGGACTATGTCAACAAATGTCAATAAGAGTTTATGGCATAGATTTGGTGATGGGGCCCCTCAGAGTGGCTTCAATAAACTTATAATATGCATTAATTTATGAAACAAAGTAAGTACATCAAAGCATTAGATGTTTAACAGGGCTGAACCTAGTCCcagtttattttttgtttctttgtctaTTTACTGTTTCTTCGAATTTGTTCTAGCTCTTAATTATTTCATTCTCCAGCGCCTGGGATAATGTTTTTTCCAAGCCCAGATTTTTGGGCACCAGTGCACCTATATTCAAGGGAATAGATGTATGTGTGATATTTCTAAGCAACATGTATACCCCCTTTCTGTACTGAAGCACTTTCCATATAAGGAAATTGTTATGTTTGAAGAGCCTGTAAATTACAGTTTTCCTCATTTTATTGGACTCTGGCAGCTGCTGGTGTATACCTGGTAGTTCCTGCTTGGCCATCTTCAGCAGCAGCAAGGCCAGGGCAACTCCTGTCCCAGAAAGCGTGGAAGAACAGGGGAATGCCCATGTTGACGCTTTTGGGGGCTTCTCTTTGAGTTGTTCTGATGCCTTCCAAGCAAGTTTGAGGGGAAAAGGGGTCCGCCTGCATCTGCGTGTCTTTGGGAGGGAGTAATAGACTGTGGTCACACCCTGCCTACCCTGTCTACCGGCTGTTAATGAGATCAAGTGTAACTCCTACATTAGGCAGCTTAATCCATAAGTCATTCTATTTGTTCCAAAGTCAGAGCATTACGGAGAAACAGACCATCccttaaagtagaatttatttctgCTTATGTCAGTTCATAAAATAATTCTTCTCCTAGAGAAGTTAATCGGGTTCCTGCCTTAAAATGTATAGCGCTTAACTCAGAAATAGGTTTCTATGCATGATTAAATCTCTTGGCAGCGCTTAACAGCTTGTAATTTAAATCTCCATAttgcatgccgggggggggggggaatcattcattcattcttgaaTTTGTACTTCGTGCTTTTCTAGAAAAAGATAAGTGAGACCTGGAGAACAACTTCTGTTTTATAATCACTAGGTGTTGACTTCAAGAATCAGAAAGAAGTCCAATCATGTCACTTACAAACTGCAAGCTTATCAGTTCTTTAAGTTTGCTTTTTATATAGACACACAACTTCAGTTGTTTAATGGCAGAAGGGATCATCCTGTAACATAATTGCCATTCTGCGAAAAATAGCAAGACAGATTAGAATGTTTGAGATGTTCTACTAGaaatttcctttttaaatatcCATTAGCACGGACAGGAGGAGTACAGAAATGGGGATCCCGCTGGCCTGGGCTTCCTCAGAAATGCTAGGGCTTCTTGTCATAACATTGGTTACATATTTACCTTAATTTGCAAATTACAATGGTCCTAGGAATCAAAATGATTTTTATGTAGATTAgaattgtcctaaaaatataactgattctaaaatggctgccaccttgCTTAAATGGGGTGTGTAAGGTGGGTTTATGAATAGTGGTCATTACAAACCTTTTTAGCATCTATGTTTATTATGTGTGATGTGTTTTCTTGCCTGTGGTGAATAAGTGTTGCCACAAGATAGGAAATTTTTACAAAAGGTTGGTTCTTTTTCCTTTTAGGCCACAAATGACAGACAGCGGGCTAATGGAAGTTCtgtgttgtttgtttttgtgttaaCTTTTGTGAGCCTTTTTTCTATGGTGGTGGTAAAAGCTAGTGTGTTGGGGGTCATTTTCATAGGGCTTGGGCTACTCGAGTTAAGGCAAAATGGTTGGCTGGGTGAGCCTAGACAGGCTGCTTCTTGGCACAATCCAGGTGCTTCTCCCACTTGCAAACATGGTATGCATATCTTATATCTGGAAGGATAATGTAAAGTGGTGTCTCAAGCATATATGCTTTGTCTCGTTTAGAAATCGAAAAAATTCAGAAAGATGATACAAAGAAGGATGAAGAAGAGACATATTTGGACTTGTTTTCCCACAAGAACATGAAGCTGAAGGAACGAGTTCTGATACCAGTCAAGCAATATCCCAAGGTGAAGCCTGCAAGAGATTCTAAAATGGATGCTTATGTCTGGTTTTATATGTGTCTATTTTCCTGTTAACCAAATCCCTTTATTGTGTTGTGAAATTTTTCCAGAGCATTTCTCCTCTATCTCCTTTCTCCATTTCTAATGTGTCTGAGAACAAATTTGTAAAACACACTGCATACTTGACGACTTTCATTTCTGACAAAGGCTTCATTCTTTAGTTCTTTGTCAGGATTGAGGCAAGATTTTTCTGTAGTAAAATAAGGAACCAAAGACATAGTGTTCTCAGCCATTTTTTCAAACTGCTGACATGTTTATACCCAAATCCTAAACTGCCAGCCATTTCCAGAAGGCTCAGGTGAACTTGGTGTAAGGTTATAATTGCTGTCACTTGTCATTGCATGGTATTTATCATGGTGAGTTTATTCATAGGTCTGGAAAGTAGAAAAATAAACCTCTGTGTATATCCTCCTTTAGTTTAACTTCGTTGGGAAGATTCTGGGACCCCAGGGTAACACCATCAAGCGGCTGCAGGAAGAAACTGGAGCAAAGATATCTGTTCTTGGGAAGGGGTCAATGAGAGACAAGGCAAAGGTAAGGTTCTTGAGCATGAATGGGAACTCCTCTTGTGGATTGTTTGTTCTGGATGAATCTGCAACAAAGGTTATGATTTTTCTCTCCCATTTTATGGATGGCACACAGCCTTCAAGTACATTGAACAATGACATAGTGAAAATGTGTTGTTTTCCCTCACAAAACAATTAGTAAAGCCTTCATACAGTTCGTTTCTGTTTCTTATCACAACAAAGATTGTATTTTATTACTCTGTTCTGCACTGCAGGAAGGCTCTGCTGTTAAATTGGAATTGTGGGTTCCAGTTCATAACATCAAGAACTGAAGTTCAGACACCTGTGAACTGAAGACTTCAGAGAATTCTGTGTTGAGTTCTTGCTGCTTTACCGCcatactttttaaggagaataccTTGCTTATTTTTGTCCCACTTTTGGTATAACAccaccaaagcagcttccattgttTTCTGAGGGGGAAACATCTTTTTTCCagaatggcttcaaaatttctggaaattttgaatcTCTAACTGGGCAGCAGCTTCAGTTCCCAGGAGAGCTGTGGGCCTCTGAGTGGCCACGGACAAAGTCATTGTGTCCATTGAAAATTTAGAATTGTTTCATAgtgtgacagcaaaaaaaaaaaaaaaaaatcctcgaTCATTCAAGGCAGCAGGAAGTGaagctaaataaaaaaaaaatagtttgtgaAACGTAATCcaggtcacatttttaaagtttaaattctTTTAACTACTACAAAGTATTGCATTTCTGTGTCTGTTTGATAGGTCTTACTTTAAATCTGAAACATAAATTTGACGGTGTCTTAAGAATCACAGTGGTgtcagttaaaaaaataaaaaaaaaagctgttgccTGTGTGTTTCAGGAGGAGGAACTGCGCAAAGGAGGTGATCCAAAGTATGCTCACTTAAACATGGACCTGCATGTTTTCATTGAAGTCTTTGGGCCACCTTGTGAGGCCTATGCTCTAATGGCCCATGCTATGGAAGAGGTCAAGAAGTTCCTTGTTCCGGTATGTAATCCTCTTTCCAATCAATCTGAAAAGACAGGCTTGGTCTAAGCATCTTCTGTCACATGCATGCCAAGTGACTGTAAAGTAAAGGAGATCGTGACATCATATCTTCCATAGGAAAAAATTAGCCAGAGGAGGGTAGGAGGCTTATTTAGAATTTTGATATGCCATATGCTGCTTCGGATTGTATGCAGTAATCTACatgaaaccagcatggtgtagtggttaacagtggtggactctaatctggagaactggtttgattccctactcctccacgtgaagcgtgctgagtgaccttgggctattcacagttctctcaggcctgccacctcacaaggtgcctttgtggggagaagggattgtgattgtaagcagctttgagactacttagagaaaagcagggtataaaaaccaactctgctttatATACTGATGGCATTcaatttctcctcttcctgttctCTCAAGTGTCACAGTGGAAGTTCTGATCGAGTGTCTGGTGGAAGGCTAATAAACTAGAGCTCAATTCAGGCATAAGTGGTTgcttttcatttggcattccattTGTATCCCTTTCCAGGAGAATAAAAATCTCACTGTTATCATTCATGCTTtagtcagattcagatttattattaatacagcatgagccagtaaaaacacatgtgACATTTATACAAAAAGTAAACAATTACAGCAGTTCAACCAAacaacattcctaattaaaatttccaaataatttataatagactaaaattgaccaaattgtgatttaatctaattgtaattgcccaacattaggggtcgaaCTTGATATGCTATTGTACAAAATTTGGCtccctgttttgccatctgggcattgaTGTTTTAGTAATTTCTAGGCTAGATTACTGCAGTTCACTCTACGTGAGGGGGCCTCTGAAAAGCATTCAGAAATTACGAAAGCAGCCAAGCTGTTAACCAGAGTTTGCCACTCTGAACATGCTACCCCAGTGCTTACAAATCTGCAGTGGCTTCCAGTCTGTGCTGCTATGAACCCACAGAGccttaaatggtctgggaccatagcATGTGAAGGGTTACAATCTCCTAACACCCAAGTTCAACCTGTTTTAGTTACATAAGTGGGAACAAGGAAGGATGCAAGTTTGATTTTTGTTCCTGTTGAGGCTACATTTAGAGCTTGAAAACTGGCTTGATTTAAACTGCAGTTAGCTGTGATGTTCAAATGCCCACCTTCCAGCAACTGTGTGCTTTAGAGGTGCTGAGCTGGGATTCTTAATTGGTTTAACTGTACCTTGTGCTAACTGGGGCATTGTGTTATCTAAATGTGAAACAGACATTTTTGTGGAATCAGGAACAGAGTTGGTGGCTTAGAGTGGTTGAAAACCCTGGCTGCTTCAGTGGCATTTGGCTGTTGTTGCTGGTGTCCCAGcccacaccctcccccccccccccggccttgtCCCTGTGCCCACTTCCCTGCTAGCATTGACTCAGAAAATGAAGCATTACTATGTGGCTCAAGCCTTCTCCTGAGGGACAATATTAAAGGCAGTGGGACAAAATAATTCATTTATATGCTTTTGCCAAGTTTGCCATCATAGACACAGCAGCTTGCTTCCAAAAACATTCTGCACACCCAAATTCTATCTATATAGAAAGGCGATATATGCAAGTAACAAAGCAAAGCCACCTTTTTCCTTGAATGAACAAACGAGCTGTGATCATGTGTTTCTTCCCAAACTTACTTTTCAGAGGAGGAAAATTTTTAGAGAATGCAGTGGAATTGGCTAGACAAGAAGGGGAAAGCCTGAAAGCAGGCATAGTTGGAATGTGGCTGGCAGGCATCTTTGTTAGGagtgccccaaaaaatctccaaccAGTAGTGAGTTGCATGCAGATATAGTCATACTTTGCCAGTAGTCAGCCATCATGAGGATTCAGAGAATTCTGTAGGGTTCCCTATCCCCAGGAGCTGCATTTTGTGGAAATCGGCGGGAGtggaggaaagttccattctgccattagGTTAGATCCATGATAAATTTTCCAATACATATGCATGTTGGTGCATATGTGTGTGAGATCTGTGTTGGCAGGAAAGTTACCTTATTTACTGCCTGTCCTGCTGAGCTTGTGTATGGGGGAACTGTGATTGTCCCCAAGGGGCATCCACTGCAATGTAATGGAAAGAGTGGGAGCTCACTGTCTGCCCCACCCTGATGTCTGGCACACAGAGGCCCTCTGAAGAAGGGATTTGCCCAGGTTTTATACAGCCTGTAAACCTTGGTAGACTTccgtgtgtgtgtttaaaagggTAAATGCTTTAGTTATATTGCTATGTAGCCATGCTTGCAATCACTCATCTTGAGGCCCTTGCTTACAAAGCCACCTGTGCCTTTTGGTCAGCTAAAGCCCCTTGACAGCTTCCTGCCTTGGCTGTGTTGCCATTTCAGTACTGAAGTGTCCCCTCGAACCAGTCGGCATTTCTAGCTGAGTTATCTCATAGAGTGTGGAGTGGGAGTGAATTCTTGTTCCTCAGTTACTGGAACGTTGTGTGCACTGCCTGAAGCGGCACCCCCTGGGGAGAGAGAAATGCATGGAGCAGAGACAGAAAGAGGCAGCTTGGGTTGACTGGTGGTGTTTGTCTTTGGACTGAAGCCAGTTCCTCTCTCGTGTGAGTAGGAagaataatattgtcgaaggctttcacggtcagagttcattggttcttgtaggttatccgggctgtgtgaccgtggtcttggaattttgttttctgacgtttcaccagcagctgtggcaggcatcttcagaggagtaacactgaaggactgtgtctctcagtgtcaagtgtgtaggaagagtaatatatagtcagaaaggggttgggtttgagctgaatcattgtcctgcaaaaagtatcaaaggtaatgtgctaatcattgtcctgtaagtatcaagataatgtgctaatgagggtgtggaatgttaatatggaaccattgtatcctgaaatgatctgttaatgtgtgaaatccaaaactaatctgcatggctattgtggtctgtagtctttgttagtctggaggttttcaggacagtccacaatagccatacagattagctttggattttacacattaacagatcatttcaggatacaatggttccatattaacattccacaccctcattagcacattatcttgatacttacaggacaatgattagcacattacctttgatactttttgcaggacaatgattcagctcaaacccaacccctttctgactatatattactcttcctacacacttgacactgagagacactgtcctttagtgttattcctctgaagatgcctgccacagctgctggcgaaacgtcaggaaacaaaataccaagaccatggtcacacattccggataacctacaagaacctaggaAGAATAAGTTTGCGCTCTCAAGGGAGGCCGAGTATTTGATTAGCAGGGAGCTTGCTCGCTCTGGATGACTACAAAAATGTTTTGCTGTGGCTGTTGTGTCTTAGGCAGCTCCTGTACATGGCACTCTCCTTGGTACCCTCCCCCCATCTGTAGTTAGCAGAACTAAACACTACATCAAATGTTTCCATTGCCTGAAAGTGAATTCCCTCTTTGTTCCTTAGGATATGATGGATGACATCTGCCAGGAACAGTTTTTGGAGCTGTCCTATCTCAATGGAGTGCCAGAACCAACACGTGGCCGGGGGCTTCCTGTGCGAGGGAGGGGGGCtgtgcctccccctcctcctgttcCAAGGTAAATAAATGCAAGTCTTGTTGGAGATAAGAGGGCAGCAGTCAGTCTTGAAGCATTTACATGCATGCTGCTAAAAGTTTGAGTGGGGGGGAGCAGTACAGActtaaaaatttttaaaattagaGTGTAGAGTAGGGCAGCCTTTCTGAAATGATGAGGTAATAAaacaatcctaatgcattggttattgaatgttctATTTTGTtcattgtattgactcactatgaatccgccttgagtccctgtgagaaaagcgaaatataaataatgtaaataaataaaatatatatatattttagtctTGATACCTTTTTGCACTGGAAGGCTACATTCCCCTTGTCATGCAACTGGGTACCTAATGGCGGGGGAGGGAGTTCAACCCAATGCTGTCCATCCAGGCTTCTTGTTAATAACAGGCCAGCTTCAGTTGTTCTCACCCTATAAACATATGGCCTGGATACTCTGCGCCAAGAAAGTGCAGAATCTGATGTTCAGAATTTTGCCTTTTGTTTAAGAAAATTTGTTGTTTCAGAGAGGGGCTTGAATATCAGCATCATTTTCTCAAGCCTCCCAGAAATCAGAGGGTGTCAGGCATGGGGTTAGATACAAACTTAAGTTGGCAGTTTGCATTGATTTCCCCCTTCCCGCTGCAGACCCCTCTCATGCCATTCCTCTGAACCCCTATCCTCCAGGAGCAGCGTCTGAAAGAGATCAGTGAGCTGCTGTTGGAGCAGAGGCAGGGGGTGAAGGAAATTTCCATTTTGTCACTGGAAAATTATTCTTGATCCAACCTGTGGCTTCCAGTAACGAGAGAAGTGGGGTTCTTAGCGCTCTGCACTAAACACTGCTGGGACCATAAAATCTCTCATCTACTTGTCTACCTTCCAGGCATTGTGTTCATGCGTTTTCCCTTGTTCTACTTCTTTTAGTgcttagctttttttaaaaaaaaaagcttgaatCTTAGAAGTAGACTCCATTAGGTGGGGTTCACACATGCAGATTGCTCTAATTTGGCTCTTGAGTTGGGCACAGAGTGATGCTGCTTTAGCGGAAGTGGCCTCTGTCTCTTCCATAAATATTTGGGATGAATTCAAAAGCAGTGAAGTTCATTATTTTATCCATATCTGTTCTGAGACGTCTGTGTCAATTGATATTCCAGTGTGGCCCAGTTCTATACGGCGCGATTCTGGTGGTTATGTAATCTTTGCTGCTTATTCTGAGATTCCTGTTTGGACACTTCTGACTCTCCTTTAGTCCTTCAGGGAACAAGATTGCTCGCAGTGAATTTTGCCAGTGACCTCTGCTGATTAAACCTCTCTGTTAGGCAACAGCCTTCTGACCAGAGATAGCCAGTGTCAGAGCATCAATGTGTGCTGACTTGTATGCTTGAttactctccccccctccccaaacttgcaggggACGTGGCGTGGGACCTCCGCCACCACC
It contains:
- the KHDRBS1 gene encoding KH domain-containing, RNA-binding, signal transduction-associated protein 1 isoform X2, whose amino-acid sequence is MPGATVKAEPENKYLPELMAEKDSLDPSFTHAMQLLQAEIEKIQKDDTKKDEEETYLDLFSHKNMKLKERVLIPVKQYPKFNFVGKILGPQGNTIKRLQEETGAKISVLGKGSMRDKAKEEELRKGGDPKYAHLNMDLHVFIEVFGPPCEAYALMAHAMEEVKKFLVPDMMDDICQEQFLELSYLNGVPEPTRGRGLPVRGRGAVPPPPPVPRGRGVGPPPPPPRGALVRGAPVRGALSRGAAVARGVPPLPAGYDDAYAEQSYEGYEGYYSQGQQETEYYDYGHGEAQESYEAYGQDDWNGTRPSLKAPPARPVKGAYREHPYGRY